ATGGACCTCTTTGCAAATGTGTTTGACATTTTACTTGGCTTTGAAAGGACTTTTATGCTGCTATTTTCTTCTTCCCTAGAGCTGCCTTGGGCTAATTAACCTATTCCCTTACTGGCTGGGCCTACTATATGCAAATACCCTCATTCTGGATTCTGACACACTACTCTTACATGAACATCCCTAATGAAATCCTGTGGGGTTTTATTGGAGCAGTGCTACTGTGGGGCCAGCAGGGGGCGCATGGAGCAGTTCACGTTGAGTCCATCTCCTAAATTACTTTCCTTTGCTAGTTCCAGTGGGAATGCCAGAGCTTATGCAGTTCTCTTAGAGTAAGTTGAAACCTAGAGATAAAAGATCAGTATCAGCACTTTTTAAGCACTCAAAAGGGTCAACTGTTTTCAATTTTGGTAGTTTAATTTTATTCTGTCGTTGGTTTGAAAACAGCACTGTCATCTCAGGAGATTTGTGTATATTAGGTGTAAATTACATGCCATGCACTTCCTAGGAGAAGGCTATACAGAATGCAGTTACCTGGGGCTTAATAAAGCCGGAGGTTGGGAGGGTAACGCTGAAAACTGCTGCCTTACTGTGTCTGTTTTAACATCAGACTATAGAAAGCGAGTCTGGGTAGAAGAAATGTTAAAACCCAGGTCCTAGAATTCCCAGAGCCTGATTCAGCAACTTCCCAGGATCACAGCACAAGACTGCTCACAGCCTGTAGGCAGCCATCACATCCGCCTCCTGTTAGCCTAACTCCTGTTGGTTCTACTGATGATCTGCCTCTTGTCAGGTGGACATCTGTCTGCCTACACAGTCCTGGTAACAGAGTTCGGTGGTTCCCAAAGACTGAGATAGGTGTCCATGAAAACTGGCTCCCTCCTTGTATGTCCAGGTTGAAACACAGAGGCCTGATTGGTCTAGCAGAGGCTTCATCTCTAGGGTTCATGGTGGACTGGCCCTTTccaaggagaagaaggtggagaGTATGGACAGAAAATTCAAAGAGCACTTGGAAAGGAAGTAAGAGGCAGAGATGAAGCAAGCATGTTGCCCTCATTAAGGACACCCTCAATGCCTgattattgcatttttaaaaaccaaaccatGTTCCTGTTTTAACTGTCTCATAGATTCCTTTTGGCTGTTACCTATGAGTAGCTGTACTGGGAGCTGTTTGGAAACGTGTAGAGAACAGAATTATTGGGGGCTGCCCCTGCTCAGCTGGCCTGTATATAGTGTCTGtgtttatgtctgtgtgtatgtgttaggcaAGAGAGAATTGTTGTATATCCAGTATGGACCCAGAGTCACTAGAATCTTCGAGTAGCGCCTATggcagagcttccctgatagctcagctggtaaagaatctgcctgcaatgcaggagaccccggtttgatccctgggttgggaagatgccctggagaagggaaaggctacccactccagtattctggcctggagaattccatggactgtatagtctatggggtcgcaaagagtcctagAGGACTGAGCCATTTCCACTTTCACTATGGCAGAGGAGGACTCAGATAACCTGTGAAATCCCCTGGGGGACTTCTGTTCCTAATCTGGTCCTCCCAGTGCTGGCTCAGAGGACAGCTGATACTCACTGGTGCCATCCTCCTTGTAGGCTTCATCTGATCCTCCAGAGGCTGGGTAAACATAGAGCTGAGGAGTGGGAGGGCCATTTCTGGGAGGGAAACTAAGAAATGCATTGTTTGCCCtccaaaaagaaagtgaagtcgctcagtcgtgtccgactctttgcgaccccgtggactggagccctcctggctcctctgtccatgggattctccaggcaagaatactggagtgggttgccatttccttctccaggggatcttcccgacccagggatagaacccatgtctcccgcattgcaggcagacgctttaacctctgagccaccagggaagcccaaaaagaaaaagcggggggggggggggggggggggggggggggttggggagaAGAGGGTATTGAGAGAGATATCTTAGAAGACTTACTAAATCCATAAAAAAAGGTTTGACTTGCTCCATGCCTTAATGATCTTCCCGATGTCCTACCCAACACGGCCAGCGTTTTACCTGCTCTAATAGTGGGGCTGGCGGCAGGATTTTGAGGGATTCACATGAATCTCGCGGGAGGGTGTTCTTTTCCGGTGTTGATGTTCTGACGCcctgttccccccacccccacccctctcccccttgGTCCCGACCCTCTGCCTTTTCCCAGATTCCAGAGCAGCTGCTGGAGGATCGCACCCACGGGGAGATGATtcctcatgaagagcctggatcCCCTACAGAAATCAAATGTGACTTTCCGTTTATCAGACTAAAACCAGAGCTAGTCCGACAGTGAAACGGTCACCGTGGAGGGGGGACGGCGAAAAATGAAATCCAACCAAGAGCGCAGCAACGAATGCCTGCCTCCCAAGAAGCGTGAGATCCCCGCCACCAGCCGGCCTTCCTCGGAGGACAAGGCGCTGCCCAGCGACAACCACCGCGCGGAGAACGCAGCATGGCTCCCCGGCGCCCGGAGCCACGTGGGCGGGCGGCTGGGGCCGGCGGGGCCCCCGGCGGAGCTCGGTTTACAGCAGGGAATAGGTTTACACAAAGCGCTGTCCACGGGGCTGGACTACTCCCCGCCCAGCGCGCCCCGGTCCGTCCCGGCGGTGGCGTCCACCACGACGATGCCGGCTGCGTACCCGCCGCCCCCGCCGTCCGGGGCCCCCGTGTCCCCGGTGCAGTACGCCCACCTGCCACACACGTTACAGTTCATCGGGTCTTCCCAGTACAGCGGGCCCTACGCCGGCTTCATCCCTTCCCAGCTGATCTCGCCCACGGCCAGCCCGGTCACCAGCGCGGTGGCCTCGGCCGTGGGCGCCGCCACGCCCGCCCAGCGCTCCCAGCTGGAGGCCTATAGCAGTCTGCTGGCCGACATGGGCGGGCTGAGCCGAGCCTCCGGACACAAAGctgagccgccgccgccgccgccgccgccgccgcagcacCTAGGCCGGACCGCGGGGCTCCTCCCCCCGGGGTCCCCACCGCCCCCGCAGCAGAGCCAGTACGTGCGCATCTCCAGCTCGCCACAAAACGCCGCGCGCCCGGCCTCGCCGCCGGCCCTCCCCGTCCACCTGCACACGCACCCGACCATGATCCCGCACACGCTCACCCTGGGGCCCTCCCCGCAGGTGGTCGTGCAGTACACCGACTCCGGCAGCCACTTTGTCACCCGCGAGGCCACCAAGAAGGCGGAGAGCAGCCGGCTGCAGCAGGCCATGCAGGCCAAGGAGATGCTGAACGGGGAGGTGGAGAAGGGCCGCCGTTACGGGGCGCCCCCCGCGGCCGACCTGGGCCTGGTGAAGGCGGCCGGCAAGGCCGTGCCGCACCCGTACGAGTCCAGGCACGTGGTGGTCCACCCCGGCCCCGCCGACTACAGCGTCCGCGACGCGTCGGGGGTGCGGGCCTCGGTGATGGTCCTGCCCAACAGCAGCACCCCCGCCGCCGACCTCGAGGGGCAGCAGGTCACCCACCGGGAGAACTCGCCGTCCGCCCTCAACGACAAGAGCAGCCTGCACTTGGGGAAGGCCGGGCACCGCTCCTACGCGCTGTCCCCGCAGCAGGCGCTGGGCCCCGAAGGCGTGAAGGCTGTCGCCACGCTGTCCCCGCACACGGTCATCCAGACCACACACAGCGCCTCGGAGGCCCTCCCGGTTGGGCTGCCGGCCACGGCCTTCTACGCGGGCACGCAGCCG
This genomic stretch from Dama dama isolate Ldn47 chromosome 7, ASM3311817v1, whole genome shotgun sequence harbors:
- the ATXN1 gene encoding ataxin-1 isoform X1 encodes the protein MKSNQERSNECLPPKKREIPATSRPSSEDKALPSDNHRAENAAWLPGARSHVGGRLGPAGPPAELGLQQGIGLHKALSTGLDYSPPSAPRSVPAVASTTTMPAAYPPPPPSGAPVSPVQYAHLPHTLQFIGSSQYSGPYAGFIPSQLISPTASPVTSAVASAVGAATPAQRSQLEAYSSLLADMGGLSRASGHKAEPPPPPPPPPQHLGRTAGLLPPGSPPPPQQSQYVRISSSPQNAARPASPPALPVHLHTHPTMIPHTLTLGPSPQVVVQYTDSGSHFVTREATKKAESSRLQQAMQAKEMLNGEVEKGRRYGAPPAADLGLVKAAGKAVPHPYESRHVVVHPGPADYSVRDASGVRASVMVLPNSSTPAADLEGQQVTHRENSPSALNDKSSLHLGKAGHRSYALSPQQALGPEGVKAVATLSPHTVIQTTHSASEALPVGLPATAFYAGTQPPVIGYLSGQQQAITYAGGLPPHLVIPGTQPLLIPVGSADLEGSGAASAIVTSSPQFAAVPHTFVTTALPKSENFGPEALVTQAAYPAMVQAQIHLPVAQSVASPAAAAPPTLPPYFMKGSIIQLANGELKKVEDLKTEDFIQSAEISTDLKIDSSTVERIADSHSPGVAVIQFAVGDHRAQVSVEVLVEYPFFVFGQGWSSCCPERTSQLFDLPCSKLSVGDVCISLTLKNLKNGSVKKGQPVDPASVLLKHSKADGLAGSRHRYAEQENGISQGSAQMLSENGELKFPEKIGLPAAPLLTKIEPSKPAATRKRRWSAPETRKLEKSEDEPPLTLPKPSLISQEVKICIEGRSNVALQSLSRSKMLKVSKWFQGMNVNYELVCDNE
- the ATXN1 gene encoding ataxin-1 isoform X2; amino-acid sequence: MKSNQERSNECLPPKKREIPATSRPSSEDKALPSDNHRAENAAWLPGARSHVGGRLGPAGPPAELGLQQGIGLHKALSTGLDYSPPSAPRSVPAVASTTTMPAAYPPPPPSGAPVSPVQYAHLPHTLQFIGSSQYSGPYAGFIPSQLISPTASPVTSAVASAVGAATPAQRSQLEAYSSLLADMGGLSRASGHKAEPPPPPPPPPQHLGRTAGLLPPGSPPPPQQSQYVRISSSPQNAARPASPPALPVHLHTHPTMIPHTLTLGPSPQVVVQYTDSGSHFVTREATKKAESSRLQQAMQAKEMLNGEVEKGRRYGAPPAADLGLVKAAGKAVPHPYESRHVVVHPGPADYSVRDASGVRASVMVLPNSSTPAADLEGQQVTHRENSPSALNDKSSLHLGKAGHRSYALSPQQALGPEGVKAVATLSPHTVIQTTHSASEALPVGLPATAFYAGTQPPVIGYLSGQQQAITYAGGLPPHLVIPGTQPLLIPVGSADLEGSGAASAIVTSSPQFAAVPHTFVTTALPKSENFGPEALVTQAAYPAMVQAQIHLPVAQSVASPAAAAPPTLPPYFMKGSIIQLANGELKKVEDLKTEDFIQSAEISTDLKIDSSTVERIADSHSPGVAVIQFAVGDHRAQVSVEVLVEYPFFVFGQGWSSCCPERTSQLFDLPCSKLSVGDVCISLTLKNLKNGSVKKGQPVDPASVLLKHSKADGLAGSRHRYAEQENGISQGSAQMLSENGELKFPEKIGLPAAPLLTKIEPSKPAATRKRRWSAPETRKLEKSEDEPPLTLPKPSLISQEVKICIEGRSNVGK